The following proteins are co-located in the Microcystis wesenbergii NRERC-220 genome:
- a CDS encoding gamma-glutamyltransferase: MIQSNYDGFASGILVPQTGIALPNRASGFTLELGHPNRIAPAKRPFHLIIPSFLRWDDGTFGPMGVMGAPMPPQVPRQMAVNRVDHHFNPQTALDAPRWRFLRRNSVLLERGAAPELLPGLTPRVHQVAIADSSHFGKGQIILQKQGIFLAACEPRSDGLALGC; this comes from the coding sequence TTGATACAATCCAATTATGATGGTTTTGCCAGTGGTATTTTAGTTCCCCAGACGGGAATCGCCCTGCCTAACCGTGCTAGTGGTTTTACCCTCGAATTGGGTCATCCTAACCGCATTGCCCCCGCTAAACGCCCTTTTCATCTGATTATCCCCAGTTTTCTCCGTTGGGATGATGGCACTTTTGGCCCCATGGGAGTGATGGGCGCGCCGATGCCCCCCCAAGTCCCCCGACAAATGGCGGTAAACAGGGTTGACCATCATTTCAATCCTCAAACCGCCCTTGATGCCCCTAGATGGCGATTTTTACGGAGAAACAGCGTACTTTTAGAAAGGGGTGCAGCCCCTGAATTACTCCCCGGATTAACCCCCAGAGTCCATCAGGTAGCGATCGCAGATTCCTCCCATTTTGGCAAGGGTCAAATTATCCTGCAAAAACAAGGAATTTTCCTAGCCGCTTGCGAACCTCGGTCCGATGGGTTAGCTTTGGGATGCTAA
- a CDS encoding Crp/Fnr family transcriptional regulator: MEEKRYPAEKSAEIQKLLDTATLFVGLPPEAIDRVTSHVVTRTHPANRAILLEHDWGGSVYFILDGWVKIRTYNLEGKEVTLNILGKGEIVGEMAALEESPRSTDAITLTTATISSIPTQDFVNLLQSEPLAGIRLSQLMAKRLRQLNRRLRLREADSLSRVADTLLFLAEGQGEKSGQGAIIPNLPHLELSSISGLARETVTRSLTKLEKQGLIQRQQQSLCIPDLAALEKAIT, translated from the coding sequence ATGGAAGAAAAGCGCTATCCTGCGGAAAAATCAGCAGAGATTCAAAAATTATTGGATACAGCGACTTTATTTGTCGGTTTACCCCCTGAAGCCATCGATCGAGTTACTTCTCATGTTGTCACCCGCACTCATCCCGCTAATCGGGCGATTTTATTAGAACATGATTGGGGTGGTTCGGTTTACTTTATTCTCGATGGTTGGGTGAAAATTCGTACTTACAATCTGGAGGGCAAAGAAGTCACGTTAAATATCCTCGGTAAAGGGGAAATAGTCGGAGAAATGGCCGCTTTAGAAGAATCTCCCCGCTCCACCGATGCTATCACCCTAACCACGGCCACAATTAGCAGTATTCCCACCCAAGATTTTGTTAATCTGCTCCAATCGGAACCTTTAGCGGGAATTCGTCTTTCTCAGTTAATGGCCAAGCGTTTGCGTCAACTTAACCGGCGTTTACGTTTACGCGAGGCCGATAGTCTCTCCAGAGTCGCCGATACTTTACTCTTTTTAGCCGAAGGTCAAGGAGAAAAAAGCGGCCAGGGTGCGATAATTCCTAATTTACCTCACCTGGAATTGAGTAGTATTAGTGGCCTGGCCCGGGAAACCGTGACCCGCTCCTTGACCAAATTGGAAAAACAAGGACTGATTCAACGACAGCAGCAATCTCTCTGTATTCCCGATCTGGCCGCTTTAGAAAAAGCGATCACCTGA
- a CDS encoding AAA family ATPase — MSQIKVKNFGPIKAGLLENDGFIDVRKVTIFIGNQGTGKSSIAKLISTLSWLEKALYRGDLEEKYVTKYNRFVKSFCQYQNLTNYFLPETQIEYNGDVYRISFENAKLSIERTDNSKYRVPKIMYVPAERNFLSAVRWPEKLKGLPESLYTFWEELDRSQQELSGSLTLPVGEVKLEFDKLNRLAKIVGSDYQLNLSEASSGFQSFVPLFLVSRNIALSINRTQETSRNELSGEEQKRLKMEIEKIISNDNLSDKLKKVALEVLSSKYRNECFVNIVEEIEQNLFPQSQKKILYKLFEFANLTQGNKLILTTHSPYIINDLTLAIKADKVIKKILSSAISNADYLQEKLNQIVPKASCIAAEDAIVYELTEQGEIRELATYNGLPSDENYLNLSLGETNQLFDDLLEIEEQL, encoded by the coding sequence ATGAGCCAAATTAAAGTTAAAAACTTCGGTCCAATTAAGGCGGGTTTACTAGAAAATGATGGTTTTATCGACGTTCGGAAAGTAACGATTTTTATCGGTAATCAAGGCACTGGAAAAAGTAGCATTGCTAAATTAATATCAACATTAAGCTGGTTGGAAAAAGCTCTATATCGTGGGGATTTAGAGGAAAAATATGTGACTAAATATAATCGTTTTGTTAAATCTTTTTGTCAATACCAAAATTTAACCAATTACTTTTTACCCGAAACCCAAATTGAATACAATGGAGATGTTTATCGAATTAGTTTTGAAAATGCTAAATTATCGATCGAGCGTACTGATAATTCAAAGTATCGAGTACCAAAAATTATGTATGTACCAGCAGAGCGAAACTTTTTGAGTGCAGTAAGATGGCCAGAAAAACTCAAAGGACTGCCAGAATCATTATATACTTTCTGGGAAGAATTGGATCGCTCACAACAGGAATTATCTGGCAGTTTGACTTTGCCAGTAGGTGAGGTTAAATTGGAATTTGATAAACTCAATAGACTGGCCAAGATTGTGGGTAGTGATTATCAACTAAATCTATCAGAAGCTTCCAGTGGTTTTCAGTCTTTTGTTCCTTTATTTCTCGTTTCTCGAAATATTGCTTTATCGATTAATCGAACTCAAGAAACTTCCCGCAATGAACTCAGTGGAGAGGAGCAAAAAAGATTAAAAATGGAAATCGAGAAAATTATCTCTAATGATAATCTTTCCGATAAACTAAAAAAGGTGGCACTAGAAGTATTATCTTCTAAATACCGCAATGAGTGTTTTGTAAATATTGTGGAAGAAATCGAGCAGAATCTATTTCCTCAATCTCAGAAAAAGATTTTATATAAATTATTTGAATTTGCCAATTTAACCCAGGGAAATAAACTAATTTTAACTACTCATAGTCCTTATATTATCAACGATCTAACCCTAGCTATCAAAGCAGATAAAGTTATTAAAAAAATCCTATCATCAGCGATTTCTAACGCCGATTATCTCCAAGAAAAGCTCAACCAAATTGTCCCGAAAGCCTCTTGTATAGCGGCAGAAGATGCTATTGTATATGAATTGACAGAGCAAGGAGAAATCCGAGAACTTGCTACATATAATGGTTTACCGTCTGATGAAAATTATCTCAATCTTTCCCTAGGAGAGACAAATCAGCTTTTTGATGATTTACTGGAAATCGAAGAACAGTTATGA
- the cutA gene encoding divalent-cation tolerance protein CutA: MTERLTGFGVVLVTTTSETEAENLAIALLNDRLAACVSIYPIRSIYRWQGQIENESEWQLAIKTDLKQFEQLSAKIQELHTYAVPEIIALPIVAGSQTYLDWLASHTGGVSE; the protein is encoded by the coding sequence ATGACTGAAAGATTAACCGGTTTTGGAGTGGTGCTGGTGACAACAACCAGCGAAACGGAAGCGGAAAACCTAGCGATCGCCTTACTTAACGATCGCCTGGCCGCTTGTGTCAGTATTTATCCAATTCGTTCCATTTATCGTTGGCAGGGACAGATTGAAAACGAGAGCGAATGGCAATTAGCGATTAAAACCGATTTAAAGCAGTTTGAGCAGTTATCGGCGAAGATCCAGGAACTTCATACCTATGCCGTCCCGGAAATCATCGCTTTACCCATTGTGGCGGGTTCTCAGACCTATTTAGACTGGTTAGCCTCCCATACAGGTGGGGTGTCAGAATAG
- a CDS encoding sugar transferase: MNFSFKLLTSTSSSRSSLRGLFLDESIHPSVFCPRKRLIDIIGAIIGLLVTAMLTPAIAIVLQLDSPGPIFYRQLRCGLQGKPFMIWKFRSMEVDAEKKQHLVTNQANGHIFKNHNDPRITKFGKFLRRSSLDEFPQFWNVLKGEMSLVGTRPPTTEEVRKYNQYHWLRLRVKPGLTGEWQVKGRSQVNNFEEVVQMDLDYQHKWSIKYDLYLIWRTITVVLSGKGAC; the protein is encoded by the coding sequence ATGAATTTTTCCTTTAAGCTCTTAACTAGCACTTCCTCCTCTCGCTCCTCACTAAGGGGCCTTTTTCTCGATGAATCTATTCATCCCTCCGTTTTTTGTCCGCGCAAGCGTCTTATCGATATTATCGGGGCAATAATCGGGTTACTGGTGACGGCAATGTTAACACCAGCGATTGCGATTGTCCTGCAGCTTGATAGTCCAGGCCCAATTTTCTATCGTCAGCTACGCTGTGGATTACAGGGAAAACCTTTTATGATCTGGAAATTTCGTTCCATGGAGGTGGATGCGGAAAAAAAACAACATCTAGTGACAAATCAAGCTAACGGACATATTTTTAAAAATCACAACGACCCCAGAATCACTAAATTCGGCAAGTTTCTCCGACGCTCTAGCTTAGATGAATTTCCGCAATTTTGGAATGTTTTAAAAGGGGAGATGAGTTTAGTCGGAACCCGTCCCCCCACCACCGAGGAAGTGAGAAAATACAATCAATATCATTGGCTGCGTCTGCGAGTTAAACCGGGGTTAACTGGAGAATGGCAGGTAAAAGGACGTTCACAGGTGAATAATTTTGAAGAAGTAGTGCAGATGGATTTAGATTATCAACATAAATGGTCAATTAAATACGATCTTTATCTGATTTGGCGCACCATCACCGTCGTTTTAAGCGGAAAAGGTGCCTGCTAA
- a CDS encoding phycobilisome rod-core linker polypeptide, with product MSLKASGGSSLARPQLYQTVPVSAITQAEQQDRFLDKPELNELIAYFQSGSKRLDIAQTLTRNSDLIVSRAANRIFTGGSPMAYLEKPPVEEMAMVGAGKVINVQEGMKLGTVTYAESGSGGGGGFLGGLKGIFASSGPIPPGFRPINVSRYGPSNMQKSLRDLSWFLRYITYAIVAGDTSILIVNTRGLREVLENACSIDATIVALQEMRSASIEYFQRDKDAATLISDYFNILLGELKAPTPSNKLRQRPSSDQQGLSLPQSYYNAAEKRQKFVMKTGLSESEKSSIIKAAYRQIFERDITRAYSQSISDLESKVKNGDISMKEFVRRLGKSPLYRKQFFEPFINSRALELAFRHFLGRGPSSREEVQKYFSIVSSGGLGALIDALVDSQEYSDYFGEETVPYLRGLGAEAQECRNWGMQIDLFNYSAPFRKVPQFITTFAKYDRPLPDQHVYGSGNDPLEIQFGAIFPKETREPSSSPAPFGKDTKRILIHRGPATNNQNSNPGARGEFPGTLGPKVFRLNNELPGSSNGVSVKFGESSTQRVILAAYRQVFGRMPYEGQRLSVAEIKLENGDITLREFIKTLAKSEAFRKIYWTPLYVVKAIEYIHRRLLGRPTYGRQEMNQYFDICSKKGFYALIDALIDSPEYTEAFGEDTVPYERYLTPQGMQLRMVRLGNLREDIGQRVDKEETPRFIELGTPSVSIRTEPDIQSRVGQGVTVQREQTKVFKLLTNLDKVAVQNTVRAAYRQIFERDLEPYIINAEFTALESKLSNAEITVKEFIEGLGCSDLYLKEFYAPYPNTKVIELGTKHFLGRAPLNQKEIQKYNQILATQGLKAFIGAMVNSMEYLQLFGEDTVPYRRFPTLPAANFPNTERLYNKLTKQDSELVVPSFKPVVKVGG from the coding sequence ATGAGTCTTAAGGCAAGCGGTGGCAGCTCCTTAGCGCGTCCCCAACTCTATCAAACCGTCCCAGTATCTGCCATTACCCAAGCAGAACAACAAGACCGCTTTCTCGATAAACCCGAACTCAATGAACTGATCGCCTACTTCCAATCGGGGAGCAAGCGCTTAGATATTGCCCAAACGCTCACCCGGAACTCCGATCTGATCGTCTCGCGGGCAGCTAACCGGATTTTTACCGGTGGTTCACCCATGGCTTACCTAGAAAAACCCCCCGTGGAAGAAATGGCTATGGTGGGTGCGGGTAAAGTTATCAACGTCCAGGAAGGGATGAAATTAGGAACCGTTACCTACGCTGAAAGCGGGTCTGGTGGCGGTGGTGGCTTCCTCGGGGGCTTAAAAGGGATTTTCGCCTCTAGCGGCCCGATTCCCCCCGGATTCCGACCGATCAACGTCTCTCGTTACGGTCCGAGCAATATGCAGAAGTCCCTGCGGGATTTATCCTGGTTCCTGCGTTACATTACATACGCGATCGTGGCCGGCGATACCAGTATCCTGATCGTTAATACCCGCGGTTTAAGGGAAGTTCTCGAAAATGCCTGTTCCATTGATGCCACCATCGTGGCCCTGCAAGAAATGCGGTCCGCTTCGATCGAGTATTTCCAGAGAGACAAGGATGCGGCCACTTTAATCAGTGACTATTTCAATATCCTACTGGGTGAATTAAAAGCCCCCACCCCCTCTAATAAACTGCGTCAGCGTCCCAGTAGTGACCAACAGGGTTTAAGTCTTCCCCAAAGCTACTACAACGCCGCCGAAAAACGGCAAAAGTTTGTCATGAAAACCGGTTTATCGGAGTCGGAAAAATCTTCGATTATCAAGGCCGCCTACAGACAAATTTTTGAACGGGACATCACCCGCGCCTATAGTCAGTCCATTTCTGACCTAGAATCGAAGGTGAAAAACGGCGACATCTCGATGAAAGAATTTGTCCGTCGTCTCGGTAAATCGCCTCTCTATCGTAAACAGTTCTTTGAACCTTTTATCAATAGTCGCGCCCTAGAATTGGCTTTCCGTCATTTCCTCGGTCGCGGTCCTTCCTCCCGGGAAGAAGTACAGAAATACTTCTCGATCGTCTCTAGCGGCGGTTTAGGGGCGTTAATCGATGCTTTAGTGGATTCTCAGGAATATTCCGACTATTTCGGCGAAGAAACCGTTCCCTATCTCCGGGGTTTGGGTGCAGAAGCGCAGGAATGTCGTAACTGGGGGATGCAGATCGACCTGTTTAACTACAGCGCACCTTTCCGCAAAGTTCCCCAATTTATCACCACCTTTGCTAAATACGATCGCCCCTTACCGGATCAGCACGTTTACGGTTCCGGAAATGATCCCCTAGAAATCCAATTTGGGGCAATTTTCCCGAAAGAAACCCGCGAACCTAGTTCTAGTCCCGCTCCCTTCGGTAAAGATACCAAACGTATCCTCATCCACCGCGGACCTGCCACTAATAACCAAAATAGCAACCCCGGCGCCCGAGGTGAATTCCCCGGTACTTTGGGACCGAAAGTTTTCCGTCTCAATAACGAGTTACCCGGTTCTAGCAATGGGGTAAGCGTTAAATTTGGCGAAAGTTCCACCCAAAGAGTGATTTTAGCGGCTTATCGTCAGGTTTTCGGTCGAATGCCCTACGAAGGTCAGCGTTTATCCGTGGCCGAGATTAAGCTAGAAAATGGCGATATTACTCTGCGCGAGTTTATCAAAACCCTAGCTAAATCCGAGGCTTTCCGGAAAATCTACTGGACTCCTCTCTATGTGGTGAAAGCGATCGAATATATTCACCGTCGTCTGCTCGGTCGTCCCACCTACGGTCGTCAGGAAATGAATCAATACTTCGATATCTGCTCGAAAAAAGGCTTCTATGCTTTAATCGATGCTCTGATCGATAGTCCTGAATATACGGAAGCTTTTGGCGAAGATACGGTTCCCTACGAGCGCTATCTAACTCCCCAAGGGATGCAGTTACGGATGGTGCGTTTGGGTAATCTCCGCGAAGATATCGGCCAAAGAGTTGATAAAGAGGAAACCCCGCGCTTTATTGAATTGGGTACACCTTCGGTCTCGATTCGCACTGAACCCGATATTCAGTCTCGTGTCGGTCAAGGTGTCACGGTTCAACGGGAACAAACTAAGGTCTTTAAACTGTTAACTAATCTCGATAAAGTTGCCGTACAAAATACTGTTCGCGCCGCCTATCGTCAGATTTTTGAACGGGATCTCGAACCCTATATCATCAATGCCGAATTTACTGCTTTAGAGAGTAAATTAAGCAATGCTGAGATCACGGTGAAAGAGTTTATTGAGGGTTTAGGTTGTTCGGATCTTTACCTGAAAGAATTCTATGCTCCCTATCCGAATACGAAAGTAATTGAATTGGGAACCAAGCACTTCTTAGGTCGCGCTCCCTTGAATCAAAAAGAAATCCAGAAATATAACCAAATTCTGGCAACTCAGGGATTAAAGGCCTTTATTGGTGCCATGGTTAATAGCATGGAATACCTACAATTATTTGGTGAAGATACGGTTCCCTATCGTCGTTTCCCGACTCTACCGGCCGCGAATTTCCCCAATACGGAACGCTTATACAATAAGCTGACCAAACAGGATAGTGAACTGGTTGTTCCCAGTTTTAAACCAGTAGTTAAGGTCGGTGGCTAA